A part of Miscanthus floridulus cultivar M001 chromosome 6, ASM1932011v1, whole genome shotgun sequence genomic DNA contains:
- the LOC136461230 gene encoding uncharacterized protein has product MSATYTRWIHHGESVDTEVVENLEQQVEGRDHDFGIHVDVADDDYDEDHEVLEMIGELYAAAEAEGQQPMFARVLEDAKKSLSLGSWHSKFSFLVRMLYIKSRYQIGNTTFSVMIKLLSEGYPQSELPKSYDEAMKYLRELGLGCENIHVCPNNCVLFRKRYAKDNVCPVCKASRWQDETGTKRVPHKVLRHFPLLPRLKRIFASKRTSEETQWHQKKRTPVNNVMSHPADGEAWKDFDRREKTFASDPRNLRLALATDGFNPFGNMSTQYSPKSPGKDFDVFLEPLIEDLIDLWKGVRTFDACTSKKFDLRAGHAWWRSLAFDGKRENKDEPGKFTLEEVLEELEKVKDVRPGKHPDITRNKRKRNEGPRIYSRKGKTKDTTNARLDLYDMGIRPKFHLQQHGNSVIAPPAPYVLGKDQKIAFYKFLKGIKIIPAGLRGLVRKDVYEAVVEIETFFRELCSRNLWIDVVKRLKQEIPLILYKLEKIFPPAFFDVMVHLAVHLPDEALLRGPIQYGWMYMEDIDTRFNRDDGSAGEVPLPNDISVFKHGVSLVGSDRRQYIDDVVLNKLVCLYRADLEEQGARDVDRMVEKGFAKWFKCHIANKRKKNPESVSE; this is encoded by the exons ATGTCAGCTACGTACAccaggtggattcatcatggggagtCGGTGGATACTGAAGTGGTTGAGAATTTGGAGCAGCAGGTCGAAGGAAGGGATCATGACTTTGGGATACATGTGGATGTGGCTGATGATGACTATGATGAGGATCACGAAGTACTAGAGATGATAGGAGAGCTGTATGCTGCGGCAGAGGCAGAGGGACAACAACCAATGTTTGCAAGAGTCCTTGAGGATGCGAAGAAGTCACTTAGCCTAGGATCTTGGCACTCAAAATTCTCTTTTCTGGTGAGGATGTTGTATATCAAGTCTCGTTATCAAATTGGGAATACAACATTTTCCGTGATGATCAAGTTGTTGTCAGAAGGATACCCTCAGAGTGAGTTGCCAAAATCATACGATGAGGCCATGAAATATCTTAGAGAATTGGGTCTTGGCTGTGAAAACATCCATGTGTGCCCAAACAATTGTGTGTTGTTTCGGAAGAGGTATGCTAAAGACAATGTGTGTCCAGTATGCAAGGCATCTAGATGGCAAGATGAAACTGGGACCAAGAGGGTTCCACACAAGGTATTGAGGCATTTTCCACTTTTGCCAAGGTTGAAAAGAATTTTTGCTTCAAAGCGAACTTCTGAGGAAACACAATGGCACCAGAAAAAGAGGACACCAGTCAACAATGTAATGAGCCATCCAGCTGATGGGGAAGCATGGAAGGATTTCGACAGGAGAGAAAAAACCTTTGCATCTGACCCGAGGAACCTGAGGCTTGCCTTAGCTACCGATggattcaatccatttggcaacatGAGTACCCAGTATA GTCCAAAGTctccaggaaaggattttgatgtGTTCCTTGAGCCCCTAATTGAAGACCTGATCGATCTATGGAAGGGTGTCCGCACCTTCGATGCATGTACTAGTAAGAAGTTTGACCTTCGCGCT GGACATGCATGGTGGAGAAGCTTGGCTTTCGATGGTAAGCGTGAAAACAAAGATGAGCCAGGCAAGTTCActttggaggaggtcctagaggagctagagaaggtgaaagatgtcagGCCAGGGAAGCATCCTGACATTACTAGGAATAAAAGGAAGCGCAATGAGGGTCCAAGGATTTATAGCCGCAAA GGCAAGACCAAGGACACAACCAATGCTAGGCTAGATTTGTATGATATGGGCATAAGACCTAAATTTCACTTGCAGCAGCATGGCAACTCAGTcattgctccacctgctccatatGTCTTGGGGAAGGATCAGAAAATCGCATTCTACAAGTTTCTCAAAGGTATCAA AATCATACCTGCTGGCCTAAGAGGACTGGTGAGGAAGGATGTATATGAAGCAGTTGTAGAGATCGAGACCTTCTTCAGGGAGCTATGCAGTAGAAATCTATGGATTGATGTTGTGAAACGGCTGAAACAAGAAATTCCATTGATCCTATACAAGCTTGAGAAAATCTTTCCACCTGCCTTCTTTGATGTCATGGTGCACTTGGCTGTCCATCTTCCTGATGAGGCACTGCTTAGAGGACCTATTCAGTACGGATGGAT GTATATGGAGGATATTGACACTAGATTTAACCGTGATGATGGTAGTGCTGGAGAGGTGCCATTGCCTAATGACATCTCTGTTTTTAAGCATGGTGTTAGTCTTGTTGGATCTGATAGGAGGCAGTACATTGATGATGTTGTCCTGAATAAGTTAGTCTG CTTGTACAGGGCCGATCTAGAGGAGCAAGGTGCACGTGATGTTGATAGAATGGTTGAAAAAGGATTTGCAAAGTGGTTTAAGTGCCAT ATTGCGAACAAACGCAAGAAGAATCCAGAATCGGTTAGCGAATGA
- the LOC136461231 gene encoding uncharacterized protein: protein MADPIIGTKWLTKVLMDGGSGLNIMYTETLNTMGIDRARIRLTGAPFHGIVLGKQALPLGQIDLAITFRDPTNYRMETLTFEVVKFHRTYHAIQGHPCYTKFMAVPNCTYLKLKMPGPCKVITSFQRAYECEVECYEHVMPIIASKELATIREEVVEEAPDPK, encoded by the coding sequence ATGgctgacccgatcatcggcacgaagtggctcaccaaggtgctaatggatggaggcagtggcctcaacatcatgtacactgaAACACTCAACACCATGGGCATTGACCGAGCGCGCATCCGATTGACTggggcacctttccacggcatcgtgcttgGAAAGCAGGCCCTGCCACTTGGACAGATCGATCTGGCCATCACCTTTAGGGatccgaccaattataggatggagacccttacctttgaggtggtcaagTTCCACAGAACTTACCACGCCATCCagggacatccatgctacacgaagttcatggctgtccccaactgcacctatctgaagttgaagatgccaggtccaTGCAAGGTCatcacctccttccagcgtgcctatgagtgtgaggtcgagtgttaTGAACATGTCATGCCAAttatcgcctccaaagagcttgcgaccatcagggaggaggttgtcgaagaagcgcccgaccccaaGTAG
- the LOC136459611 gene encoding rhodanese-like domain-containing protein 4A, chloroplastic isoform X1: protein MALLRLQEQCSLLRISSSHHPNPLDAPRNPRKNQLLLPNAAKTSNASEIPVPRIPTSASKAAVLAPKAALCLDALVPVTAALASWSLPSLAAEGDGKVSLESIVVAIDDFNNRNPFFVAGVVFVWLVVIPLVQEYVFKKYKPVSAIDAFRKLRDVPEAQLLDIRRGKSVRFMAPPNLKLVDKSTVQVEFDEEDDKGFVKEVLARFPDPANTVVCVLDNFDGNSLKVAELLVENGFKEAYAIKGGLRGPEGWQAVQENYLPPSAHVFPRKKKGAKLAHTDASNDGTYGQQQGSEESSAPPSRFVVNTGDESKDVYENSNGSTTAAKHATRRPLSPYPNYPDLKPPSSPTPSKPTK, encoded by the exons ATGGCTCTCCTCCGACTCCAAGAGCAGTGCTCGCTCCTCCGAATCTCCAGCTCCCACCACCCAAATCCTCTCGATGCCCCAAGAAATCCTCGCAAGAACCAGCTTTTACTGCCCAATGCGGCCAAGACTTCCAACGCCTCCGAAATCCCGGTTCCTCGCATCCCCACTAGCGCTTCCAAGGCCGCAGTCCTGGCGCCGAAGGCGGCGCTTTGCCTGGACGCCCTTGTCCCCGTTACCGCCGCCCTCGCGTCCTGGTCTCTCCCTTCCCTTGCGGCGGAGGGCGACGGGAAAGTGAGCCTCGAGTCCATCGTGGTGGCAATCGACGACTTCAACAACCGCAACCCTTTCTTCGTGGCTGGGGTCGTGTTCGTGTGGCTAGTGGTGATCCCGCTCGTGCAGGAGTACGTCTTCAAGAAGTACAAGCCCGTGAGCGCCATCGATGCGTTCCGCAAGCTACGCGACGTGCCGGAGGCGCAGCTGCTGGACATCAGGCGGGGCAAGAGCGTGCGGTTCATGGCACCACCGAACCTGAAGCTTGTCGACAAGAGCACCGTGCAGGTGGAGTTCGACGAGGAGGACGACAAGGGGTTTGTCAAGGAGGTGCTGGCGAGGTTTCCAGACCCGGCGAACACCGTCGTCTGCGTCCTTGACAA CTTTGATGGTAATTCTTTGAAAGTTGCTGAGCTACTGGTGGAGAATGGTTTTAAGGAAGCCTATGCAATTAAAGGAGGTTTGAGAGGCCCAGAAGGGTGGCAG GCTGTTCAAGAAAATTATCTTCCTCCATCTGCTCATGTTTTCCCGAGGAAAAAAAAGGGTGCAAAGTTAGCTCACACAGATGCAAGCAATGATGGAACATACGGTCAGCAGCAGGGAAGCGAGGAATCATCTGCTCCTCCAAGCAGGTTTGTAGTCAATACAGGCGATGAATCCAAAGATGTTTATGAAAATTCCAATGGTAGTACAACTGCTGCAAAACATGCAACTAGGAGACCATTATCGCCATATCCAAAT TACCCTGACTTGAAGCCCCCATCATCTCCAACACCATCAAAACCAACGAAGTGA
- the LOC136459611 gene encoding rhodanese-like domain-containing protein 4A, chloroplastic isoform X2 — MALLRLQEQCSLLRISSSHHPNPLDAPRNPRKNQLLLPNAAKTSNASEIPVPRIPTSASKAAVLAPKAALCLDALVPVTAALASWSLPSLAAEGDGKVSLESIVVAIDDFNNRNPFFVAGVVFVWLVVIPLVQEYVFKKYKPVSAIDAFRKLRDVPEAQLLDIRRGKSVRFMAPPNLKLVDKSTVQVEFDEEDDKGFVKEVLARFPDPANTVVCVLDNFDGNSLKVAELLVENGFKEAYAIKGGLRGPEGWQAVQENYLPPSAHVFPRKKKGAKLAHTDASNDGTYGQQQGSEESSAPPSSTLT, encoded by the exons ATGGCTCTCCTCCGACTCCAAGAGCAGTGCTCGCTCCTCCGAATCTCCAGCTCCCACCACCCAAATCCTCTCGATGCCCCAAGAAATCCTCGCAAGAACCAGCTTTTACTGCCCAATGCGGCCAAGACTTCCAACGCCTCCGAAATCCCGGTTCCTCGCATCCCCACTAGCGCTTCCAAGGCCGCAGTCCTGGCGCCGAAGGCGGCGCTTTGCCTGGACGCCCTTGTCCCCGTTACCGCCGCCCTCGCGTCCTGGTCTCTCCCTTCCCTTGCGGCGGAGGGCGACGGGAAAGTGAGCCTCGAGTCCATCGTGGTGGCAATCGACGACTTCAACAACCGCAACCCTTTCTTCGTGGCTGGGGTCGTGTTCGTGTGGCTAGTGGTGATCCCGCTCGTGCAGGAGTACGTCTTCAAGAAGTACAAGCCCGTGAGCGCCATCGATGCGTTCCGCAAGCTACGCGACGTGCCGGAGGCGCAGCTGCTGGACATCAGGCGGGGCAAGAGCGTGCGGTTCATGGCACCACCGAACCTGAAGCTTGTCGACAAGAGCACCGTGCAGGTGGAGTTCGACGAGGAGGACGACAAGGGGTTTGTCAAGGAGGTGCTGGCGAGGTTTCCAGACCCGGCGAACACCGTCGTCTGCGTCCTTGACAA CTTTGATGGTAATTCTTTGAAAGTTGCTGAGCTACTGGTGGAGAATGGTTTTAAGGAAGCCTATGCAATTAAAGGAGGTTTGAGAGGCCCAGAAGGGTGGCAG GCTGTTCAAGAAAATTATCTTCCTCCATCTGCTCATGTTTTCCCGAGGAAAAAAAAGGGTGCAAAGTTAGCTCACACAGATGCAAGCAATGATGGAACATACGGTCAGCAGCAGGGAAGCGAGGAATCATCTGCTCCTCCAAGCAG TACCCTGACTTGA